In the genome of Drosophila yakuba strain Tai18E2 chromosome 3R, Prin_Dyak_Tai18E2_2.1, whole genome shotgun sequence, one region contains:
- the LOC6535818 gene encoding tRNA pseudouridine synthase A isoform X2 — translation MSEALDKLEVEKEARKEAKELESEAVKEANRIKRTLKRKKWVDWKEQDEKDAANGVKRAPFDPAERIKRKKSAILLSYCGANFYGMQRNPGMQTIEEELFKVMLKHKWITEDSFEQIQISCFQRAARTDKGVSAARQVCSVKLPEELDLEAFNADLPQQIRLFGVERVTKGFNAKDQCNARTYTYTLPTVAFASFEEKVEDLHDTFQISPELLQKVKETLKLYEGTKNFHNFTSKKSFLDPSSKRFIMSFTSSEPFRSPQGIEFVTLNVKGQSFMLHQIRKMVGLAIAIVRGNTTAATLERALTEERLDLPMAPGLGLVLDTVHYERYNDRYGKDGIHNPLTWQAQEAQVQKFIEREIFSQIYKTEAEQRNMLDWLGTLHYHSYDTRAEDAPPASSDSKKIKGGDDDNDE, via the exons ATGTCAGAGGCGCTAGATAAACTGGAGGTGGAGAAGGAAGCCAGGAAAGAGGCCAAGGAACTAGAGAGCGAAGCCGTGAAAGAGGCCAACCGCATCAAAAGAACACTTAAGCGCAAGAAATGGGTCGATTGGAAGGAGCAAGACGAGAAGGATGCCGCCAACGGGGTGAAGCGGGCGCCCTTCGATCCAGCCGAGCGGATCAAGCGCAAGAAGAGCGCCATCCTGCTTAGCTATTGCGGAGCAAACTTCTATGGAATGCAACGCAATCCCGGCATGCAGACCATAGAGGAGGAGCTCTTCAAAGTCATGCTAAAGCACAAGTGGATCACAGAGGACAGCTTTGAGCAGATTCAGATTTCCTGTTTCCAAAGGGCCGCTCGGACCGACAAGGGCGTCTCCGCAGCACGACAGGTGTGCTCCGTCAAGCTGC CTGAGGAGCTGGACCTGGAGGCCTTCAATGCAGATCTGCCGCAACAGATCCGTCTCTTTGGCGTAGAGCGCGTGACTAAAGGCTTCAATGCCAAGGACCAGTGCAATGCTAGGACCTACACCTACACTCTGCCCACCGTGGCTTTTGCCTCATTTGAGGAAAAGGTCGAAGACTTGCACGACACCTTTCAGATTTCCCCTGAGCTGCTGCAGAAAGTGAAAGAAACCCTAAAGCTCTATGAGGGCACAAAGAATTTCCACAACTTCACCAGCAAGAA AAGCTTCCTGGATCCTTCGTCCAAGCGCTTCATCATGTCCTTTACAAGCAGCGAGCCATTCCGGAGTCCCCAGGGCATAGAGTTTGTCACACTTAACGTCAAGGGTCAGAGCTTTATGCTGCACCAGATCCGCAAGATGGTGGGTTTAGCCATTGCCATTGTTAGGGGAAACACGACGGCGGCGACTTTAGAGCGTGCACTGACGGAGGAGCGCCTGGACCTGCCGATGGCCCCTGGGCTGGGCCTTGTGCTGGACACAGTGCACTACGAGCGATACAACGATCGCTACGGCAAGGATGGCATCCACAATCCGCTGACGTGGCAGGCGCAGGAGGCGCAAGTGCAGAAGTTTATCGAGAGGGAGATCTTTAGCCAAATCTATAAGACGGAAGCCGAGCAGCGTAACATGCTCGATTGGTTAGGAACGTTGCATTATCACTCGTACGACACGCGGGCGGAGGACGCACCTCCAGCTTCCTCGGATAGCAAGAAGATTAAAGGTGGTGATGACGACAATGATGAATAA
- the LOC6535818 gene encoding tRNA pseudouridine synthase A isoform X1 yields the protein MFLRRLLNDYTKAVRLKNLCKPWNRQKSFAAAMSEALDKLEVEKEARKEAKELESEAVKEANRIKRTLKRKKWVDWKEQDEKDAANGVKRAPFDPAERIKRKKSAILLSYCGANFYGMQRNPGMQTIEEELFKVMLKHKWITEDSFEQIQISCFQRAARTDKGVSAARQVCSVKLPEELDLEAFNADLPQQIRLFGVERVTKGFNAKDQCNARTYTYTLPTVAFASFEEKVEDLHDTFQISPELLQKVKETLKLYEGTKNFHNFTSKKSFLDPSSKRFIMSFTSSEPFRSPQGIEFVTLNVKGQSFMLHQIRKMVGLAIAIVRGNTTAATLERALTEERLDLPMAPGLGLVLDTVHYERYNDRYGKDGIHNPLTWQAQEAQVQKFIEREIFSQIYKTEAEQRNMLDWLGTLHYHSYDTRAEDAPPASSDSKKIKGGDDDNDE from the exons ATGTTTTTAAGGCGGCTATTAAACGACTACACCAAGGCAG TTCGCCTGAAAAACCTTTGCAAACCCTGGAATCGCCAGAAATCCTTCGCTGCAGCGATGTCAGAGGCGCTAGATAAACTGGAGGTGGAGAAGGAAGCCAGGAAAGAGGCCAAGGAACTAGAGAGCGAAGCCGTGAAAGAGGCCAACCGCATCAAAAGAACACTTAAGCGCAAGAAATGGGTCGATTGGAAGGAGCAAGACGAGAAGGATGCCGCCAACGGGGTGAAGCGGGCGCCCTTCGATCCAGCCGAGCGGATCAAGCGCAAGAAGAGCGCCATCCTGCTTAGCTATTGCGGAGCAAACTTCTATGGAATGCAACGCAATCCCGGCATGCAGACCATAGAGGAGGAGCTCTTCAAAGTCATGCTAAAGCACAAGTGGATCACAGAGGACAGCTTTGAGCAGATTCAGATTTCCTGTTTCCAAAGGGCCGCTCGGACCGACAAGGGCGTCTCCGCAGCACGACAGGTGTGCTCCGTCAAGCTGC CTGAGGAGCTGGACCTGGAGGCCTTCAATGCAGATCTGCCGCAACAGATCCGTCTCTTTGGCGTAGAGCGCGTGACTAAAGGCTTCAATGCCAAGGACCAGTGCAATGCTAGGACCTACACCTACACTCTGCCCACCGTGGCTTTTGCCTCATTTGAGGAAAAGGTCGAAGACTTGCACGACACCTTTCAGATTTCCCCTGAGCTGCTGCAGAAAGTGAAAGAAACCCTAAAGCTCTATGAGGGCACAAAGAATTTCCACAACTTCACCAGCAAGAA AAGCTTCCTGGATCCTTCGTCCAAGCGCTTCATCATGTCCTTTACAAGCAGCGAGCCATTCCGGAGTCCCCAGGGCATAGAGTTTGTCACACTTAACGTCAAGGGTCAGAGCTTTATGCTGCACCAGATCCGCAAGATGGTGGGTTTAGCCATTGCCATTGTTAGGGGAAACACGACGGCGGCGACTTTAGAGCGTGCACTGACGGAGGAGCGCCTGGACCTGCCGATGGCCCCTGGGCTGGGCCTTGTGCTGGACACAGTGCACTACGAGCGATACAACGATCGCTACGGCAAGGATGGCATCCACAATCCGCTGACGTGGCAGGCGCAGGAGGCGCAAGTGCAGAAGTTTATCGAGAGGGAGATCTTTAGCCAAATCTATAAGACGGAAGCCGAGCAGCGTAACATGCTCGATTGGTTAGGAACGTTGCATTATCACTCGTACGACACGCGGGCGGAGGACGCACCTCCAGCTTCCTCGGATAGCAAGAAGATTAAAGGTGGTGATGACGACAATGATGAATAA